The nucleotide sequence TCCTTCTAATCAATTTTAGATGAAAAGACATGCATTGTTGTACTGAGTGGAAACCTGTCTATCATCAACCTGGAAAAGTTTAAaattctctgtttgttttttggttttttttttatcactggTGTTGCTGTAGCCTTGTGAGCACACCCAGTTAGATTTCATGGCAGAGCAGTGTTCCCAGACCAACCTCCATCCCCTCTACCTGCtaccaaacacagcctcttTCTACACATGGATCCCTGCTGTAGGTTTTATACAAGGTGGGCctaaagaaaacatatttttctatgTGTAAAGTGACCAAAAAACTATAGTACATCTTCAACATTTTCTCCAACTCCTATAAACTGTCCTTGTCAAAACTAGGGGATGAGCAATGCAGATATATGTGCCAATCAGATGGAGACAACTTCATAGTGAGTCGTGGCTCTCAGTTTGTGGAtgggactcgctgtgagtcaGACAGTCCGCCTCCCTTCGGCTCTACAGCTGCTTGCCTAAGGGGGAAATGCCAGGTAGAGATGACTAAGCGTGACTAAACTTGCCAGAGAACAGATGCAATCtcactctgtcactgttttctttttcatttttctttttttgtgtttttttttacactctgtctttcacctttttttaaatttactgttTGTGTCTTATCAGCTGTTTGGCTGTGATGGTGTGCTACAGTCTGGAAAAGTGAGGgatgtgtgtggggtgtgtggtGGAGATGGATCATCCTGCAGTTTGACCTCTGACTCCTACACTGGTGGTCAGGCCAGAGGTAACAAACAACAGTGTGTAATTATCGAACACATtaattaacagaaaacaaactgataactgttttaataattaatttaagtTATTGATTGAGCATGTATTTGATTGAATATGTATTTTCTTCCCTGAGTTACAGTGCAGTGCTTTCTGTTTCAGAGTACaccaccttcctctctctgccagtGAATGCCACACAGGTTCATATTGTAAACAGGGCTCCTCTCTTCACTCACATGGGTGAGCGTCATCACTTTACAAGATATTTATGTTTCTACTGTCAAATGTCACAAGACtaaagcttttgtttgtgtctgcagctgtAACAGTTGGGGATAAGTACATTGTGTCTGGAGGCGGCAGCATGGCACTGAATATGACCCACCCCTCCCCACTGGATGATAACTGCCTGGAATATCACCTTcacctgacccctgaccttttGCCAGCgatggaggagctgctgctgcctggacCGTTGCAACAGGAGATAAACATACAGGTCAGGAGAGATGATGAACAGTTTTTGAAATGTTAACTGAAGGGTTGTAGCTTTCAAATCCTGTGTGTTTAACTTAACACTTTCTCTTTGTAGGTCTATCGCAAATATGGAAAAGAGTATGGGGAGAAAACAAACCCAAACATTAGTTACCAGTTTTATGTACCTACCAGAGGTAACTTGACAGGCAATACACCTAAAGGCAAATGGGTCGTCTTTACGACACCCTGCTCTGTCACCTGTGGATCAGGTGAGTAACTGTTAATCCCAGAGTCATAttgaaaaacactaaaaacaagTGTGCATCttaatataatattttctgTGGCTGATGCCCTGATAAATTGTTTTTAGGAGCCAGTGGCTTTCATGAATGAGTTCCCAGAAAGGAGGCTTTTGTATGATAGTGTGCAATAGTAATGACCTTTTTGAGCAAGCTTTTATCCCATGCTTAGTGTCTGTCTATTAAAAGGACTCTGAAGTATCAAAATATGCCAtattcattttgtcattgttCTGATCTCAGTTGTTTTCAGCAGGAAAATGCCACCAAATCTCCACTGAACTGATTAACTGGAGAATCACATACAGTGCAACAAACAGTAATAagcagttgtttatttatttttttttttacaggtgtaCAGAAGCATGTATATGTCTGTTCAGATGAAGTTACTAACAGCCATTTGGAGGAACACAGCTGTGAAACACCTCCACCACCTGTACCACTCCAAACAACCTGTCAGCTCTCACCCTGTCCTCCCAGGTCAGGTCCATActcatctctgtttttttcccttttgaactgacacacacttacagtttAGCACAGATAGGTGCACATGAATAACTATAGGTATTTTATAGGTGGGATGTAGGGACATTTGGGCCATGTAGTGCCTCCTGTGGTGGAGGAGAGATGGTGCGTCCTGTAAGATGTGTTCAGAAACATGGTGCGGATGTGGTGAAGGTTCCAGATTCTGAGTGCCCAGCCAACACAGCTCCAAACGCTGTCGAAAAATGTAACCTGCAACACTGTCCAGCCAGGTACGAGTCAAGTCTGCACTGTAATGCTGATCATATGGTGTATATAATAAATACTAAGTTCATGGGTCAAATAACTGAACAATATTAGCATTTGTGAAATAAACAGagttttaatgtgaaaacacacttcCATTCTTTCACAGGTGGCATGTGTCAGAGCCAGGGGAATGTTCAGCAGTGTGTGGGCCAGGAGAAGCCAAACGTGTTGTGTCATGTGTCCGTCCAGAAGTTGGTCAGGATGTTGAAGTGGATCAAAGCTTTTGTTCAAAGCAGATCAAACCACCTGATTCTGTTCCCTGTGTGGTAGATGTTTGTCCTATTGGTTGGGACTCAAAGGGAAAGGTAAAGTTGAAAATGATTAAAGCCTCACTCCTATTTCAAAATGTGAATCACGTCTAAACATGGTTTTTCTTGACCAGGACCAGCCCATGCTAAAGGTTGGTTTGTTGCCACGCTCTAGACAAGctcctgtgtatgtgtggagcCCTGTTATCAGCCAGTGCTCCAAGACCTGCGGCAATggtaagtggaaaaaaatatacTAACTTTCACTTAGAAACAGCATGTCCTCATCAGATAAGGTCAACCAAAGCCTGATGCTTATGTAGGAACCCTGCAGGTGTGGTTTTCCTGTGTGGACCACCAGACCAGACTTGGGGTGCCTGACTTCCACTGTGATGCTTTGACCAAACCTTCTCCTCACTCTGAGATCTGCAGCACATCTCCCTGCCCTCCCATGTGAGATACCGGTCTCATATTTGCCTGTAGTATCTAGTATATTAATTCAGAGGAAGGTTGCTATGTTGTTTTAAGTAATGATCCAACCAAAGACAGCAGTAAGATATTTTTTAACAACCAGGTGGCGCTCTAAGCAAGGAGTCTGCAGTGTAACATGTGGAGGAGGGGTGGCCAACAGAGTGCTGTATTGCGCTcgagaagcagagagggaggaggtggttGTGGAGGATTCGGAGTGTAGTGACTCTCTTAAACCCACAGCAGTGGTTTCATGTAACACCCAAAGCTGCCCAGCAAGGTAAatcacacatgaatacacacacacacacacacaccacacacacacacacacaaaaaaagcaaaagtgaTTTTTACTACCACTGTCACTTGTCCAGGTGGAAGGTATTCAGGACGTCACCCTGCTCTGTGTCCTGTGACTTGGGTGTTGCTCAGAGGATTGTGtcttgtgttcattttgtccaCGGCAAGGAGCGTGTGGTGCCAGACGAAAACTGCCACACAGCTGTCAAACCGGCCACCACGGTCCCCTGCCTGGTGCAAGTCTGCACCTTCAGGTGGGAGGTGAAGCCATGGAGCCAGGTACAATTCATCGGAGAAAGAATGGACGGGAATATGAGGATCAAATTAGATTAGAATAGATTAATAAATTGATAGACAGAAATCTTTAATAAGCTATCAATTTTGTCAATCATTCTCtagctccagcttctcaaatatgaggaCTTGCTTATTTTGATATCACTctaaattgaatatctttgggttttggactagTGGTCACACAAAGCAAGACATGAGAAGCTGCACCTTGGGCACTGGGAAattgtgttgagtgttttttcactattttcaaaCATCTTACATTCCAAACTATTAATTATTTCCTCTGGAAAATGAGCCAGATTAATAAACAATGAGAATAATCATTAGCTGTCGACCAGCAGCACTTATGCACAAGGACAAATAAGAGAAAAAGGTGAAATGGGAGTATTAATACAAAACAACATCATTTCCAGTGATAGTAGAGGTAATAGTCTACTACTACTAAGCTAGTTTTCTATCTTTCCACAGTCGAATAtttatatgtaatatgtatgATGATATTGACACAGTGACATAAACTTAGCTACtgtgtttctctccagtgtTCAGTGCCCTGTGGATATGGGATCCAATCCAGAACTGTGTCCTGTCTGGGCCCCTCTAAGTCTGAGCCCCTCAGCCCTCTGCTTTGCATGCACATGCCCAAGCCCATCACCATCCAGGGCTGTTACATGGGCAGCTGCGGAGATATGCCGCCCACATTAGATGTTGTCTCCGACGCCACCACTGCAACACAGACTGTCAAGATGGTTAACCTCACAGAGGGACCTCTTCTGTCTCCCACTCTGAGCCACACAGATACACCACAGCACCGCATGGGTCGTCTTCCTCCACTTCCAACAGAGACAATCACAATCCCACAGACCACCATGACAACCACCCCAGCCCCTAAAGGCATAAACACTTTGATTCTTCACCCATTGTCTGTAAGAGCTAAGGGCAGATGGAGGATTATCGTAACAGTGTGTGCTCTTTTTCAGGTGCATGTGGACAGCTATTCCTTGAGGAATCAGGCACAGTGGATTTGAAAGACGTAACCAGCCACTGCACGGTGTCCATAGGCCGACCCCTAGATGAAGTCATTCACATTAGAGTGGAATCTAGCTCCTTGAATTGCAGGAAAAGTATGttgtttaaaatatgtaaaaaaacacattacttcTTATGCCATGGATAttgtaacaaaataaatgtctgtatctgtatctgtatgtgtcCCTGCAGAGGAGTATGTGGCATTTTATGACCGACTTGCATTTTTGAGGAAGTGTGCGCAGATAGCAGGGAGTGAACTGACCTCTAGAACCAATGTCCTGCTGGTTCGTCAAAATCTGCTCACTCCTGGGAATGGGATTGTGTTCACCTACaagtcacagaaaaacactaaGAGAGGCCACCATCAGGGTAAGACAGTGTGTACAGTCATTATGTGCAGAGCTGGACCAATGAGTTGTACTTTTTAAAGGCCCAAAAGACATTCTGTACATATTGACTCAAAAgacaggatgatgatgattaatgaAAAAGAATGCAACTATATGTAAACTGGGCCAATTGTCTGAGCCTATTGCGACATAAAAGTTCAAAATATTATCTAGAGAGATGTGCGCAAAGGTATGATCACTTGCACAGTCTAATGCAACCCAATGCAAAAACCCTGCAATAAATAAGAATGAAGCTGAAAATATTATAAAGATTTACATGCTACAAACTATAGCATAAAAATACCATAGACCCAACAAATGTTCCAACATTTTGACC is from Lates calcarifer isolate ASB-BC8 linkage group LG13, TLL_Latcal_v3, whole genome shotgun sequence and encodes:
- the adamts13 gene encoding A disintegrin and metalloproteinase with thrombospondin motifs 13; amino-acid sequence: MVFMTLLCLLLLQPGLSALMRSPLDELFHHSSNQRDIVSSPDSSPDASESRRLRRSAIIPDVTHLELLVVVGPDVQQIHKQDTERYILTNLNIASELLRDMTLGANMRVHLVRMIILSEPEPEIQMSTNITSSLRSVCDWGRRINPTNDTDPLHADLLLYITRYDLVLPDGNKQVRGVTQLGGACSSEWSCVITEDTGFDLGITIAHEIGHSFGINHDGVGNTCSRSGFMMASDGGYNSVDLTWSPCSRQQLFTFFSEGKAECVNDLPVMEGSLQDWKPGLYYGVDDQCRIAFGSTARACTFTNPDLPACRVLSCHINPGDDSSCKRLLVPLLDGTECAPNQWCLKGRCVSPVELSSSVVVHGSWSSWSEFTTCSRTCGGGVTHRTRQCNNPRPAFGGNDCQGPDIEAELCHQQPCEHTQLDFMAEQCSQTNLHPLYLLPNTASFYTWIPAVGFIQGDEQCRYMCQSDGDNFIVSRGSQFVDGTRCESDSPPPFGSTAACLRGKCQLFGCDGVLQSGKVRDVCGVCGGDGSSCSLTSDSYTGGQAREYTTFLSLPVNATQVHIVNRAPLFTHMAVTVGDKYIVSGGGSMALNMTHPSPLDDNCLEYHLHLTPDLLPAMEELLLPGPLQQEINIQVYRKYGKEYGEKTNPNISYQFYVPTRGNLTGNTPKGKWVVFTTPCSVTCGSGVQKHVYVCSDEVTNSHLEEHSCETPPPPVPLQTTCQLSPCPPRWDVGTFGPCSASCGGGEMVRPVRCVQKHGADVVKVPDSECPANTAPNAVEKCNLQHCPARWHVSEPGECSAVCGPGEAKRVVSCVRPEVGQDVEVDQSFCSKQIKPPDSVPCVVDVCPIGWDSKGKDQPMLKVGLLPRSRQAPVYVWSPVISQCSKTCGNGTLQVWFSCVDHQTRLGVPDFHCDALTKPSPHSEICSTSPCPPMWRSKQGVCSVTCGGGVANRVLYCAREAEREEVVVEDSECSDSLKPTAVVSCNTQSCPARWKVFRTSPCSVSCDLGVAQRIVSCVHFVHGKERVVPDENCHTAVKPATTVPCLVQVCTFRWEVKPWSQCSVPCGYGIQSRTVSCLGPSKSEPLSPLLCMHMPKPITIQGCYMGSCGDMPPTLDVVSDATTATQTVKMVNLTEGPLLSPTLSHTDTPQHRMGRLPPLPTETITIPQTTMTTTPAPKGACGQLFLEESGTVDLKDVTSHCTVSIGRPLDEVIHIRVESSSLNCRKKEYVAFYDRLAFLRKCAQIAGSELTSRTNVLLVRQNLLTPGNGIVFTYKSQKNTKRGHHQDCDIQLFSPSGDFENPATSSTNHTCRVLINAPPGVKIRIQALHIGLVFNATNSQSTYIMIRDMDVLKTNVFKGQQLFLWHSSGNMAEIEFHGDYLHTKGSFRAEYSFTSP